The DNA window AGGTCAGTGAAAATATCTGTTTCAGAAGTTCCTTCTGAAATATAGCTAATATACAGATCTATTTccatttctctttctctcattTTTACACTTCATTTTGGCTGCTAATTTCTTGTTTAAcattcatttgatttttctaccTGTGTGGTTCTTGGTTGACTCAAATAGGTGGTGGCAAAGTTGGATTGATTATGTTATTCAAGATTTGGCTAGTGCAACAAATAATGGTTCTCATCATCATGAGTATGGTTCGAATGTTTTGAGAAGACCAGGAGCTATTGACAATACAGATCTGATTGACGATACTGCATCTGAAGTGTCGAACATGGAGATTGAACTACATGATACATTGGTCGAGGGTCGTGACTATATTCTGCTTCCACAACAAGTTTGGGAAAAGTTGCATGGTTGGTATGTCATGTTTCAGTACAAACTCGAGTAGAATATATGATTTCCAGCTCATGCTCCTAAGACAAGTTCTTTTGTGATTCCTTTACACCTTTAATGTGTCTACTCTAGGAGTCTGGGACTATTTTCCATCCTATGCTGTTTGCATGTTTAATTGATATATGTCCTTAAAGGTACTTAAATCTTATatgcctatttttttttgtattataGCGTAAGTATACCAGATATTAATCCAGGACTTTCTAAGTCGACTGGGATTTATCCACGGATTGCTTTGTAAAGTTCTTCACAAATGAAAGTGACTAAATGAAGAAAGCAGCAGAAAATGGTTGTTTCTTGGTCATTTTGTCTTACATCTTATAAATCCTAAAAACCGATAGTTCTTCTCTTACATTTAAAACTATTGTTTTCTGAGTAACAATATTCATAGCCTGCCggttattaaaatatttttcagttaCTGGTGTAAGCATTTCATAacataatttttgtaaaaaataaattgacatTGGTAACATTActaacatattatttttggttAATGATTAATACATTTTCTAATAAGCAGAGCTGGTTGATGGTTAACTTTGCCTTCTTAATGTGATTGCCACCATAAGCTTATGATACCATGATCTATTGGTTGCACATATGGATTGAAGTGCTGGAACTCCTATATGAATGTCAAATTGCATGTTTGATGTCATCTTcaattttctttctatttgGTCTATTTATTTCTTGTTATTCTGAAAATGCATTTACAGGTATGGTGGAGGACCAACATTGCCAAGAAAGGCAATCAATACTGGCTTGTCTCAAACTGATTTAGCCATAGAAGTTTATCCTTTACGTCTGCAGTTGCTTCTGGCTCCAAAAGGAGAGCAAGCTGTTATAAGAATAAGCAAAAAAGTATGGACCTATTTTCCTGGCTAGGGTTGAACATATAACAACTATTTGTTTTGTCAATTCATCAATGATTTAAGTTGAATAATAATGTAATGTTTGAAATCAGTGATCCTTTGTGGAAAAATTGTTGTAGTAGAAGTCTTTGTTTGTCAAAACAAGAACTCCGTAAGAATCAACAAGAACCGACAATTTCTTCTTTCATGCAGGATACAGTTGGCGAACTCCATAAGAAGGCTTGTGAGGTTTTTGATTTGATACCTGATGAGGTAAATATTTCGTAGGTTGTCTGCGGTTCTGAATCTTgctaattttgaagttttcatAGTCATTTTATTATTCACAGGTCTGCATTTGGGACTACTATGGCCGAACAAGACATTCTTTGATGGATAATCTAGAGAAAACCCTTGATGATGCCAACATTCAGATGGATCAAGATGTGAGTACTGGAACTTACCATTCGTTTCCATTGGCAAATTATGTTTTCTGTTTCCTGACTGGTGGCCATTTTACACTATGTTTCATTGTTTCTTAGTGTAGTTTCTCCAAATGTTCTCCAGAATATTTCCACAGTAAATTATTTGACATGCactatttgttttttgatCACAGATTCTAGTTGAGGTTAGTACTGATGCAAACGGTAGTTTGGATGGTGGTTGCATGGGTTCAATCCAAGAAAACGAATATTTCGAACGAGAATCAACTTCCTTGATTGCAGATGCTTCGAAATCAGGATTATCGAACGAGAATTTTGCATCGAACAATTATACTTCTAGAAGCTACAGCTCTAGTCTCACACAAAGCCAGTACCTACGATCTTCCAATGGGGACTTGGATAACATGCATGGTACTAGTAGCATGATTACCAGAGGATCTCCTTTAGGTCTTACAGGGCTACTTAATTTGGGAAATACGTGTTTCATGAATAGTGCCATACAATGCCTTGTGCACACACCAGAATTTGCTAGATATTTTCGTGAAGATTACCACCGTGAAATAAATTGGCAAAATCCGCTGGGTATGGTGGTAAGTACTCTTTCTACTAGCATCACATTGAAGCATTATTCTTGAACTTAAGTGTTTCTTACAGTGAAATaatgataatattttgttatatgcATTTGTTTGTTATATGCATTTGTTTGATATCAGCAAAATTTGCAGATTTTAGATTTCTATACTATTGTATACAACAACTGAGAGATTTCTGATAAGTAAAATAGTGAACTTGATAGTTTGTTTAGATTCAATAACAATTCGcttggatatatatttttgtggcTTGTCCATTCTATTATGCTGCCTTGGTTCAGATTTCTGTTTTTTCGTTCTAAAACTGCCATCAAGTTTATTtgatgcttttttttctttgttaattatccttttttttgatatgatataattGCACTCGAAATCAAATTTGTAATTTCGTTGCAGCATAGAGATGTCAGATGCGTGGTTGCTTTGTCATATTAAGTAAACTGATGCAAGCTACAGATATTAGAAATGAGTATTTTATGGGCATTTTTGTACACTGATTTGTTGCATGTGTATCATTCAAGCAATTAAAAACATGTGTACTGCATAGTGATTTTTTATGGTTTCATGTTCATTTGCATACATGCTTGTGAATTGTATACTGAGTTCTGATGGTAGTCATGTAGGGTGAACTTGCTTTAGCTTTTGGTGAGCTACTGAGGAAACTGTGGGCTCCTGGACGCACACCAGTTTCTCCTCGACCATTCAAAACAAAGCTGTCTCGGTTTGCACCTCAGTTCAGTGGATACAACCAACATGATTCACAGGTTTGATCCTGTCCGTGAATAACCGTTCTATTTTGCCTCTAAATattcttttatctttaatcTTGGAAAAATCTGACAGGAGTTGTTGGCGTTCCTCTTGGATGGACTTCATGAAGACTTGAACCGTGTGAAACATAGACCTTACATTAAGTCCAAAGATGCTGATGGTCGATCAGATGATGAGGTCGCAGATGAATATTGGGCCAATCATATTGCCAGAAACAATTCAATCATTGTTGATGTATGCCAGGTTAGACTTTGTGCTCTGAAGCTATTCATCACTTCAAAATCTTAGCAAAGCAGTAATTACAGCATGCAGGAAAAAAAGGGATTCAGTGTCAtcatggtgtattttttatctccCTTGTTGCTTGCCAAAGGTTTTTCCATACTAACCATCTTCTATAATGATTTTCCAGGGACAGTACAAGTCAACTTTGGTCTGCCCAGCCTGTGGAAAGGTTTCAGTCACTTTTGATCCGTTCATGTATCTTTCCTTGCCTCTACAATTTACATCAACCAGAAGCATGACTGTTATGGTCTTTACTTTTGATGGGAGTATTCCACCAACACCATACACTGTAATCGTGCCCAAGCAAGGCAGGTGCAGAGATCTTATCCAAGCCCTCAGCAATGCATGCTCACTTAGAACTGGGGAGAGGCTTGTAATTGCCGAGGTTTGTCATAGAGAGTCAACTGAATTAAGTGCATATATGCTGGTGGGTTTTATGAATTGCAATTGAGTTATTGATTTCCTTGTTTTTTACCTACAGATACGTAATCATAGAATCCATCATCTACTAGATGATCCAGTGGTTCAGCTATCTACAATTAATGATGATGATCACTTGGCAGTTTATAGGCTTCCAAAAATGGAAAAGAAGCCAAATTACATTCAGTTTGTTCATCGCCGTGATGACTTGTAAGCAAAATTAGAGCTCCATTTACAATTATGTTATGATGGctattgtttttttgcttgcttgcttcatGCTAGCATACGTGATGCCTCTATGCACTTTACATGGAATTGTTGGATGGTAATACTTGAGCAAATTTATCTTACAATGTTAGCTCGCTACTACAGGGACAACGGAAGCAATATCAGTTCAATATCTTGGAAA is part of the Oryza brachyantha chromosome 11, ObraRS2, whole genome shotgun sequence genome and encodes:
- the LOC102710539 gene encoding ubiquitin carboxyl-terminal hydrolase 5 — encoded protein: AVMEMVVAAASPEVPAEEERALIRDITVAAEAHSKEGDTFFLITNRWWQSWIDYVIQDLASATNNGSHHHEYGSNVLRRPGAIDNTDLIDDTASEVSNMEIELHDTLVEGRDYILLPQQVWEKLHGWYGGGPTLPRKAINTGLSQTDLAIEVYPLRLQLLLAPKGEQAVIRISKKDTVGELHKKACEVFDLIPDEVCIWDYYGRTRHSLMDNLEKTLDDANIQMDQDILVEVSTDANGSLDGGCMGSIQENEYFERESTSLIADASKSGLSNENFASNNYTSRSYSSSLTQSQYLRSSNGDLDNMHGTSSMITRGSPLGLTGLLNLGNTCFMNSAIQCLVHTPEFARYFREDYHREINWQNPLGMVGELALAFGELLRKLWAPGRTPVSPRPFKTKLSRFAPQFSGYNQHDSQELLAFLLDGLHEDLNRVKHRPYIKSKDADGRSDDEVADEYWANHIARNNSIIVDVCQGQYKSTLVCPACGKVSVTFDPFMYLSLPLQFTSTRSMTVMVFTFDGSIPPTPYTVIVPKQGRCRDLIQALSNACSLRTGERLVIAEIRNHRIHHLLDDPVVQLSTINDDDHLAVYRLPKMEKKPNYIQFVHRRDDLDNGSNISSISWKPYGVPLLAQVSRNETVTGMHMHEMVRKMLAPMQKNQESQHMVQSSVSTRTQTYHTDASKLQLQLIDDSNSIIEQSNDTIRVPQSSLAAVIFVNWPKVDLKKLDIHHLENLPEVFKYAPPAKRTRGEPLSLYACLDAFLREEPLVPEDMWYCPRCKEQRQASKKLDLWRLPEVLVIHLKRFSFSRSTKQKLETFVNFPIHDFDLTNYIANKSSERQIYELYAVSNHYGSMASGHYTAYIKLLDEDRWYNFDDSHVSAINEEDVKSGAAYVLFYRRVRDGTASNGIQSYANQNHRSSQR